A genomic stretch from Anopheles stephensi strain Indian chromosome Y unlocalized genomic scaffold, UCI_ANSTEP_V1.0 chrY22, whole genome shotgun sequence includes:
- the LOC118515161 gene encoding uncharacterized protein LOC118515161 yields MTAVVTATATATTTTTVATSRVIKPVRVVSNPGSPRTRKLQRESSINKEADESKVKPIKIQDVKSVKKEQQTKIAKPVVETVTKVSRVRQPVVPKGGSIITSRTPAKPSIGSPIHRPVAKPLATKPYAQRSATKKLQRDATRQQAEAQTTSGASGSRRMVNRCRKSHYRRVRKLTHHRVVFHRRSGPHSRRESSHPSSVH; encoded by the exons ATGACCGCGGTTGTGACGGCAACGGCgacggcaacgacgacgacgacggtggcgacGAGTCGGGTAATCAAGCCTGTGCGCGTCGTATCCAATCCCGGCTCACCGAGGACGCGAAAGTTACAGCGTGAATCTTCCATCaacaaagaggcggatgagtccAAG gttaaacccataaaaatccaagatgtgaaaagtgtgaagaaagagcaacagaCCAAAATCGCCAAACCGGTAGTGGAAACCGTTACGAAGGTTTCCCGCGTTCGGCAACCAGTAGTGCCAAAGGGTGGCTCCATTATTACCAGCAGAACACCggcaaaaccttccatcggcagtcccatccatcgtccggttgcgaaaccactcgccacaaaaccgtacgctcaacgttcggcgacgaaaaagcttcaacgtgacgccacccggcagcaagcagaagctCAAACCACCAGCGGTGCCAGTGGCAGCCGCCGGATGGTAAACCGATGTCGAAAATCCCACTACCGAAGGGTGAGAAAACTAACACACCACCGAGTCGTATTCCACCGCCGAAGCGGACCACACTCCAGGCGGGAAAGCAGTCATCCAAGCTCGGTGCATTGA